In Thauera aromatica K172, one DNA window encodes the following:
- the ftsB gene encoding cell division protein FtsB, which produces MRWPILILTALVVVLQYPLWLGKGGWLQVWETSRQVQAQRADNLRLEQRNAGLEAEVNDLKSGNEAIEERARFELGLTRPNEIYVQIPRR; this is translated from the coding sequence ATGCGCTGGCCGATCCTGATCCTGACCGCTCTCGTCGTCGTCCTCCAGTACCCGCTCTGGCTGGGGAAGGGGGGCTGGCTGCAGGTCTGGGAGACCAGCCGCCAAGTGCAGGCGCAGCGGGCCGACAACCTCCGGCTCGAGCAGCGCAATGCTGGGCTGGAGGCCGAAGTGAATGACCTCAAGTCGGGCAACGAGGCGATCGAGGAGCGCGCCCGCTTCGAGCTCGGCCTGACGAGGCCGAACGAGATCTACGTCCAGATTCCCCGACGCTGA
- a CDS encoding C40 family peptidase — protein MSALLSLRRLHLPAILAIAIGLAALAGCSSAPVAPRPGTNTTVPAGGGTYFALADEEQAGEMVLFALGLLDTGYRFGGRNPEAGLDCSGMVAYIVENISGQRLPHNAAQIAKHTRPIALQALRPGDLIFFNTLQRRHSHMGIYIGDGRFIHAPSSRGAVRVERLDNRYFAQRIDGARTLVARN, from the coding sequence ATGAGCGCGCTCCTGTCTCTCCGAAGGCTTCATCTCCCGGCCATCCTCGCCATTGCCATCGGGCTTGCCGCACTCGCCGGTTGCAGTTCGGCGCCCGTCGCCCCGCGGCCCGGCACGAACACCACCGTCCCGGCCGGGGGCGGAACCTACTTCGCCCTCGCCGACGAAGAGCAGGCGGGCGAGATGGTGCTGTTCGCGCTCGGCCTGCTCGACACCGGCTACCGTTTCGGCGGGCGCAATCCAGAAGCCGGCCTCGACTGCAGCGGCATGGTGGCGTACATCGTCGAAAACATCAGCGGACAGCGCCTGCCGCACAACGCGGCGCAGATTGCCAAGCACACCCGGCCGATCGCGCTACAGGCGCTCCGTCCAGGTGACCTGATATTTTTCAACACCTTGCAGCGCCGCCACTCCCACATGGGGATCTACATCGGCGACGGGCGCTTCATCCACGCGCCCTCGAGCCGCGGTGCGGTCCGGGTGGAACGGCTCGACAACCGCTACTTCGCGCAGCGCATCGACGGCGCGCGCACCCTGGTGGCCCGCAACTGA
- a CDS encoding SIMPL domain-containing protein (The SIMPL domain is named for its presence in mouse protein SIMPL (signalling molecule that associates with mouse pelle-like kinase). Bacterial member BP26, from Brucella, was shown to assemble into a channel-like structure, while YggE from E. coli has been associated with resistance to oxidative stress.): MPTPAFLRGAALLVIALQFWPASPALAQPAPIAQTKHTAPGVDLSASAERSATNDLAVAVLYAEHSAPTPAAVASELNRRIAAALQLAASHADVDTRSGNTSTWPVYAKEGGGQIEAWRMRSEIRLESRKLAAMSELIGTLQNSLALSQITLQPSPETRRGAIDAATVAALRAFEQRAELIAGTLGKRYRITHLSVGDGDLPPPVLPRMRAAALAAEAAPAPLEGGESRVSVHVSGRIELID, from the coding sequence ATGCCCACGCCCGCCTTCCTGCGCGGCGCCGCGCTGCTGGTGATCGCGCTGCAGTTCTGGCCCGCCTCGCCGGCGCTCGCACAGCCGGCGCCGATCGCACAGACAAAGCACACCGCACCGGGCGTCGATCTTTCGGCCAGCGCCGAGCGGAGCGCGACCAACGACCTCGCCGTCGCCGTCCTCTACGCCGAACACAGCGCCCCCACTCCGGCGGCCGTGGCGAGCGAACTCAACCGCCGTATCGCCGCGGCACTGCAGCTGGCCGCATCCCATGCCGACGTCGACACCCGCTCGGGCAACACTTCGACCTGGCCGGTGTATGCCAAGGAGGGCGGAGGGCAAATCGAAGCCTGGCGCATGCGCTCCGAAATCCGCCTCGAAAGCCGCAAGCTGGCGGCGATGTCCGAGCTCATCGGTACCCTCCAGAACAGCCTCGCGCTGTCGCAGATCACCCTTCAGCCGAGCCCTGAAACCCGCCGCGGCGCGATCGACGCTGCGACCGTCGCCGCCCTGCGCGCCTTCGAGCAGCGCGCCGAACTGATCGCCGGAACGCTCGGCAAGCGCTACCGCATCACCCACCTCAGCGTCGGCGACGGCGACCTGCCGCCTCCGGTCCTGCCCCGCATGCGTGCCGCAGCGCTCGCCGCCGAGGCCGCACCGGCCCCCCTCGAAGGCGGCGAAAGCCGGGTCTCGGTGCATGTCAGCGGGCGCATCGAGCTCATCGACTAG
- a CDS encoding gamma carbonic anhydrase family protein produces MSIYALGERTPSFGDGSWIAHNATVIGEVEAGRNVSVWYNVVIRGDNDPIRIGDNTNIQDGSVLHTDDGVPLTIGSDVTVGHMAMLHGCTVGDGSLIGINAVLLNNAVIGKNCIIGANTLIPEGRVIPDRSLVVGSPGRIIRTLSDEDVAHSIHNAQNYVDNARQYATGLRALEPASVIRPGEG; encoded by the coding sequence ATGAGCATCTATGCCTTGGGCGAACGTACGCCGAGCTTCGGCGACGGCAGCTGGATCGCCCACAACGCGACGGTGATCGGCGAAGTCGAGGCGGGGCGCAACGTCAGCGTCTGGTACAACGTGGTCATCCGCGGCGACAACGACCCGATCCGGATCGGCGACAACACCAACATCCAGGACGGCTCGGTGCTGCACACCGACGACGGCGTGCCGCTCACCATCGGCAGCGATGTCACCGTCGGCCACATGGCCATGCTGCACGGGTGCACGGTCGGCGACGGCAGCCTGATCGGGATCAACGCGGTGCTGCTCAACAACGCGGTGATCGGCAAGAACTGCATCATCGGTGCGAACACCCTGATCCCGGAAGGCCGGGTGATTCCCGACCGCTCCCTGGTCGTCGGCTCACCCGGGCGCATCATCCGTACCCTCAGCGACGAGGACGTCGCCCACTCGATCCACAACGCGCAGAACTATGTCGACAATGCCCGCCAGTACGCCACCGGGCTGCGCGCGCTCGAGCCGGCGAGCGTGATCCGGCCCGGCGAGGGCTGA